One region of Buchnera aphidicola (Eriosoma lanigerum) genomic DNA includes:
- the ribD gene encoding bifunctional diaminohydroxyphosphoribosylaminopyrimidine deaminase/5-amino-6-(5-phosphoribosylamino)uracil reductase RibD produces MNDMFYMKKALQLAVKGKLTTDPNPNVGCIIVKDGLIVGKGWHKKQGDSHAEIIALKMAGDLAHGSTVYLTLEPCNHYGNTPPCCPQLLISKIKKIVIATIDPNPEVSGKGITFLKKNGILVSYGILEKEAQNINQRFFKRMITGLPWLQLKLGISIDGRIALHNGDSKWITSHESRKDVHNFRSQNQAILSTSISIIRDNPSLNIRYINTNPKNNIKKYQQPIRIIIDSKNRIKPNHPTIKINTGDIWLIRLYKDNQKWPNHVKQIVSLESNKQINLLQLFLLLRKKNINSIWIEAGGTLSGALIEQNLIDELILYISPKILGQTAKPMFILQKMFKINQIKQFYFAQVNKLHTDIRIILKKNKTYNISFTQYK; encoded by the coding sequence ATGAATGATATGTTTTATATGAAAAAAGCATTACAATTAGCTGTAAAAGGAAAATTAACTACAGATCCTAATCCAAATGTAGGATGTATTATTGTAAAAGATGGATTAATTGTAGGAAAAGGTTGGCATAAAAAACAAGGAGATTCACATGCAGAAATTATTGCTCTGAAAATGGCTGGAGATCTTGCTCATGGATCAACAGTATATCTGACACTTGAACCTTGTAATCACTATGGAAACACTCCTCCTTGTTGTCCACAATTATTAATTTCTAAAATCAAAAAAATTGTTATAGCTACTATAGATCCTAATCCTGAAGTATCTGGAAAGGGAATAACATTTCTCAAAAAAAATGGAATTCTGGTATCTTACGGAATATTAGAAAAAGAAGCTCAAAATATTAACCAAAGATTTTTTAAAAGAATGATAACAGGTCTTCCTTGGTTACAACTAAAATTAGGTATATCTATTGATGGAAGAATCGCTTTACATAATGGAGATAGCAAATGGATTACCTCTCACGAATCAAGGAAAGATGTTCATAACTTCAGATCTCAAAATCAAGCAATATTGAGTACTAGTATTAGTATTATACGAGATAATCCATCATTAAATATAAGATATATAAATACCAATCCTAAAAACAATATAAAAAAATATCAGCAACCAATAAGAATAATTATAGATAGCAAAAATAGAATAAAACCAAATCATCCAACAATTAAAATAAATACTGGAGATATATGGTTGATTAGATTATATAAAGATAATCAAAAATGGCCTAATCATGTAAAACAAATCGTTTCATTAGAATCAAACAAACAAATTAATTTACTACAATTATTTTTATTACTAAGAAAAAAAAACATTAATTCAATATGGATTGAAGCTGGTGGTACTTTATCCGGAGCATTAATAGAACAAAATTTAATTGATGAATTAATTCTTTATATTTCACCTAAAATACTAGGACAAACAGCTAAACCTATGTTTATATTACAAAAAATGTTTAAAATTAATCAAATCAAACAATTTTACTTTGCTCAAGTTAACAAATTACATACAGATATCAGAATTATTTTAAAAAAAAATAAAACTTATAATATTTCATTTACACAATACAAATAA
- the nusB gene encoding transcription antitermination factor NusB gives MKPLFRRKAREKAIQALYAWQTSGNNINNIESHFLEEQNMNNVDLEYFKNLIIGVSQNYQYIDKKIQPYLFRTAKQLDLIEKTILRIAFYELFKRNDIPYKVSINEGIELAKMFGSKDSHKFINGVLDKAVINIKLNLK, from the coding sequence ATGAAACCCTTGTTTAGAAGAAAAGCACGTGAAAAAGCAATACAAGCATTATATGCATGGCAAACTTCTGGAAATAATATAAATAATATTGAATCTCATTTTTTAGAAGAACAAAATATGAATAATGTTGACTTAGAATATTTTAAAAATTTAATTATAGGAGTCTCACAAAATTATCAATATATAGATAAAAAAATACAACCATACTTATTTCGGACAGCTAAACAATTAGATTTAATAGAAAAAACTATACTACGTATTGCTTTTTATGAATTATTTAAAAGAAATGACATTCCTTATAAAGTTTCAATTAATGAAGGTATCGAATTAGCTAAAATGTTTGGATCTAAAGATAGTCATAAATTCATTAATGGAGTATTAGACAAAGCAGTAATTAATATCAAATTAAATTTAAAATAA
- a CDS encoding MFS transporter, protein MKNNECQFYNSYIIYILYAIFSVRMFAMFMILPFIFIHGFNLNYENKLFIGIAMGIYGLLQAILQIPFGMLSDIIGRKPVIILCLLLFFFGSVLGIFSESIFQFIISRSLQGSGAISSTIMACFSDIVSEKNRTKTMFFLGVCFGISFYSSMIIGPLIFNLFNISALYWLVSILCFILILMVILFFPSTVSIKKNFFNRDFFNNFRLNINVYTCSLFVSIFCLHLVLILNFMIIPKTMLLLGIELCDHWKIYCFAIFLSMLIFLLNMNYLEKKIVNKYLLTFFIVLLIISEFLLLLSNNIISLFLSIQIFFISLTFLESFIPSMLIKSISISHRGSIMGFYSTSQFFGSAVGSILGGWILHFFQLKIVLYILICICFLWLTFILIFFNKKSK, encoded by the coding sequence ATGAAAAATAATGAATGTCAATTTTATAATTCATACATAATATATATATTATATGCAATTTTTTCTGTAAGAATGTTTGCAATGTTTATGATTCTTCCGTTTATATTCATTCATGGTTTCAATTTAAATTATGAAAATAAATTGTTTATAGGTATTGCAATGGGAATTTATGGATTATTACAGGCTATATTGCAAATTCCATTTGGTATGTTATCGGATATAATAGGAAGAAAACCTGTAATTATTTTATGTTTATTACTGTTTTTTTTTGGTAGTGTATTAGGAATATTTAGTGAATCTATTTTTCAATTTATTATAAGTCGTTCATTACAAGGTTCAGGAGCTATTTCTTCAACTATTATGGCTTGTTTCTCTGATATTGTATCTGAAAAAAATAGAACCAAAACAATGTTTTTTTTAGGTGTTTGTTTTGGAATATCTTTTTATTCATCTATGATTATAGGCCCATTAATTTTTAATTTATTTAATATTAGTGCCTTATATTGGTTAGTTTCAATACTATGTTTTATTTTGATATTGATGGTAATATTATTTTTTCCTTCAACTGTAAGTATAAAAAAGAACTTTTTTAATAGAGATTTTTTTAATAATTTTCGATTAAATATTAATGTATATACATGTAGTTTGTTTGTTAGTATTTTTTGTTTGCATTTAGTATTAATATTAAATTTTATGATTATTCCTAAAACAATGTTACTATTAGGAATAGAGTTATGTGATCATTGGAAAATTTATTGTTTTGCAATATTTTTATCTATGTTAATTTTTTTGTTGAATATGAACTATTTAGAAAAAAAAATTGTTAATAAATATTTATTGACATTTTTTATTGTTTTATTAATTATTTCAGAATTTTTATTACTATTATCGAATAATATTATTTCATTATTTTTGTCTATTCAAATATTTTTTATATCATTAACTTTTTTGGAATCTTTTATTCCTTCTATGTTGATTAAATCTATTTCTATTTCACATAGAGGAAGTATCATGGGGTTTTATTCTACAAGTCAATTTTTTGGATCAGCTGTAGGTAGTATACTTGGAGGTTGGATATTACATTTTTTTCAATTAAAAATAGTATTATATATTTTAATTTGTATTTGTTTTTTATGGTTAACATTTATATTAATATTTTTTAATAAAAAAAGTAAATGA
- a CDS encoding TusE/DsrC/DsvC family sulfur relay protein has product MITNKNYILNEHNIIVDNAGYLYNYKDWNKNIAKILADQEHIILTPEHWEIINFIRNFYLKFNTTPSMKMLSKCIQIKFGKKKSTSIYLYKLFPLGPAQQGSKIAGIPKPDHCF; this is encoded by the coding sequence ATGATAACTAACAAAAATTACATACTGAATGAACATAATATAATAGTCGATAATGCAGGTTATCTTTATAATTATAAAGATTGGAATAAAAATATTGCAAAAATACTAGCTGATCAAGAACATATTATTCTTACACCAGAACACTGGGAAATAATAAATTTTATTAGAAATTTTTATTTAAAATTTAACACTACACCATCTATGAAAATGTTATCCAAATGTATACAAATAAAATTTGGAAAAAAAAAATCTACTAGCATTTATTTATATAAACTATTTCCTCTTGGACCAGCACAACAAGGTAGTAAAATAGCAGGTATTCCCAAACCAGATCATTGTTTTTAA
- the cyoE gene encoding heme o synthase: protein MLNYIQLIKPGIIIGNICSMIGGFFLASKGDVHFNLLCFSILSLSLVIASSCIINNILDRDLDQYMHRTKNRLLVVNSKLVTHAIVFSIFLGLFGFLFSYFFLNNFALIILLIGVIIYVIFYTVLFKRKTVYSTFIGSIAGSMPPLFGYFTVVHHFDYSSVILFLTFFLWQIPHFYSIGICRIQDYKKARIPIFPLIKGIKLTKIHIMLYILLFFLFSSMFTYIQLTGKLYFFSNLIFSVLWFFISFLTFLKSSYCFLLYKILFFCSILVIMNLSIMMSIDYVI, encoded by the coding sequence ATGTTAAATTATATTCAATTAATTAAACCAGGAATTATCATTGGAAATATTTGTTCTATGATAGGTGGTTTTTTTTTAGCTTCAAAAGGTGATGTGCATTTTAATTTATTGTGTTTTTCTATTTTAAGTTTATCTCTAGTTATTGCATCAAGTTGTATTATAAATAATATTTTAGATAGAGATCTTGATCAATATATGCATCGTACTAAAAATAGATTATTAGTAGTCAATTCTAAATTAGTAACACATGCAATAGTATTTTCTATTTTTTTAGGATTGTTTGGTTTTCTATTTAGTTATTTTTTTTTAAATAATTTTGCTTTAATAATATTATTAATTGGAGTAATTATATATGTAATATTTTATACTGTTCTTTTTAAAAGAAAGACAGTATATTCAACATTTATTGGTAGTATTGCAGGATCTATGCCACCATTGTTTGGTTATTTTACAGTTGTTCATCATTTTGATTATAGTTCTGTTATTTTATTTTTAACTTTTTTTTTATGGCAAATTCCACATTTTTATTCTATAGGAATTTGTCGCATACAAGATTACAAAAAAGCAAGAATACCAATTTTCCCATTAATAAAAGGAATTAAATTAACTAAAATACATATTATGTTATATATTTTACTATTTTTTTTATTTTCTTCTATGTTTACTTATATTCAATTGACTGGAAAATTATATTTTTTTAGTAATTTAATATTTAGTGTTTTGTGGTTTTTTATATCCTTTTTAACTTTTTTAAAATCTTCATATTGTTTTTTATTATATAAAATTTTATTTTTTTGTTCAATTTTGGTGATAATGAATTTAAGTATAATGATGAGCATCGATTATGTAATATAA